One Festucalex cinctus isolate MCC-2025b chromosome 1, RoL_Fcin_1.0, whole genome shotgun sequence genomic region harbors:
- the LOC144019426 gene encoding uncharacterized protein LOC144019426 isoform X17, with translation MPRGKAYHRSESNRWKLSERPFDLELRKPRTYARRGTGYRHKVQEWPISTLTGRSHKLVIPAESPDKKFVLLIGDSHLRSIADGYVEMPKGYLDFGVMSTPGANAAELTVEVEHADVPTPDVVCLLAPSNNLTASRTPEEAGVDFYKLLFTVSNRWPNKVFVLDFPPRLNVDVAQQDFFRQEFHRISVRMGIKYLSTVASFPLTKLKLWSKDGVHLSDDHGMNILAQLIWDGANQQLARPASPSTTEGLSRPPSPTFTPKIVVKGKTVVPRGLDPFKWILVGPGGKRKQDEKLERSRGVACKKIKIEEEEEEIVLKECFIPLTPVWFSGEMLEAMNQLVPADLSSRVERRVVPKVVPKGKKEALIAKYGPRVTASKRTLANSQRKLKQSCDVRHKKRKFQHEDVLKECFIPLTRVPLSSATLDAMDEAVPKQSWADVVRYGRRVGASKSLTAQATQSPVVDESLASSSTANEILQEEATQSPVVDDSLSSSSTANEVLQEEATQSPVVDESLSSSSTANEVLQEEATQSPVVDESLASSSTANEALQEELQSKEVSHMQHTPRISPKSIQTKTTGDANKSVRFVLESDITLESLLTDLNTSESHSYTEGSNINPISFGHDRCLNGSFHQGDSRLNHPGKQCMAIAYVGLAKHTISSVFSWCSTDLDEVVVLGDSLYTWLRNNNKISGSNDYLNGDELPKQLVLEGKKIQFENVIIAQGFLSMVNKTKIEEGGGVTLLGGLRTICDEVEACLLTMGCYTSAIICQNGQYAVLDSHARSACGMPDTGGKSVIVYFSRLQDVYGHICNLIKMTCEGQTLFEFSGLRVEQTGSYEKSIEGLEIIVLDSPLLMKSSMSLRTNISKTLKSHDDASFNANVLKSHNSTTLNADVLKSHDATALNTDVQFVGNMPYRNMEISSKIIQRETTIAHTNGSNDNFHPMSLGAPSVSSDGHEETVSQQRKMSLRSSVSKTLKSHDAASLDADIQFVGCVTSKTMQFEPIGKETALAICTRLKLEFEKPDAPESATVGLLGIPCQKEKIVNDGNCFFRAVAQAVSGSQKNHRKIRLAVVKQMESNAVKYKTFLRREYSSVEEYIKKSKMRNVGSWATEVEIQAAADCLGVNIFTYLHDKWLQYSSNSKQGIYLENCNGNHYETVICVHNAQLQSCYGFCKVETSDAKAYNFRWQNIIPASCINLETKTIDTAETIANNYSKYLMEKYKHQKKMKYQDNMLHRQNVRDMSMKAYHQNPEKKKEISMKAYHQNPDKKRKISMKAYHQNPDKKRKISMKAYYQNPDKKRKISMKAYYQNPDKKRKISMKAYYQNPEKKKEISMKAYDQNPEKKKEISMKAYHQNPEKKKEISMKAYHQNPLLKEKKKERSINKYRQNTLHKGKVKEMSIKKYRQNTLHKEKVKEMSIKKYRQNTLHKEKVKEISIKKYRQNAFHKEKVKEMSIKKYRQNAFHKEKVKEMSIKKYRQNALHRQNVKLRSTNKYHNNPEHKKNVKVANKLRMQNFKEKLNQFDFVMENFLDKVKNGPEFVCSVCHRLMFKRQVSYCKRDHYKKMSSAIELIANKCITEEYLHKCNEDCVVPCKVLESARGQLWICFTCNSKIMKGEIPPECVINNLTVQPIPPKLSCLNSLEQHLIALHIPFMKMLALPKGGQNGVHGPVTCVPANIVQTNNLLPRSNMEGSLLPVKLKRKITYKGHYEYQFVDTMRIRQALQYLKQTNVHYKDIHFNEAWINEFCRKQDEVVENVNNTHVGSGEKSAGVEDELLHDRQQHCMFQDTCLMPVDIGQEALDQYFDNVLNLAPAEGNNPVKLLSDHTNEAKCFPVLFPQGQNTYYDSRPYRLTLARYFNNRILHADGRFAQNVEYIFFAQYMVEIEQVMSNVSIALRKGNKGQTCQRLSDDLLNNEESLKTLLQCDEGYRFLKPIRGTPAFWQKVQRDLIACVRQLGVPTWFCSFSSADLRWQTLLYSILKTEGRTQTVEDLEWADKCELLRHNPVAAARYFDFRWHIFLREVIMSDSNPIGKILDYFHRVEFQQRGSPHTHCFFWIFKAPQIDKNTDEEVCEFIDKYVTCELPSDDESLLDTVKSVQEHSKQHTKTCKKKGTDCRFHYPKPASLRTFICRCKTDEHGKTQCKCKEDNTANVAECTCENEGQKHPAPAKEIMKAIKTALSDKNASYNTVEDLFESLGIDQAMFEDAYQCISRNTHVVLKRDVNEVWVNPYNKSLLKCWNANMDIQFVIDAYACIVYIISYISKSEREMGLLLSNAQREAAKEGNISAKDALKNLGSVYLHNREVCAQEAVYRLTNMHLKECSRKVVFVPTGDNQVKMSLPLNVLRQKAASQNLTTEDMWMTSNVDRYQNRPNDLAFNDMCMATFASEYRVLSKNEKSKNRIKLNNDYGFITKRTRTKPAVVRYMRFSETKNPESFYQSMLQLFLPYRVEAQLKPPNCELFEQFYKNGQMMFSDGSRHSVKSVVDLNRSKFEIEANELETVQNMIDSDGVLENAWCELFPEQELERLECEEERKNKDQTVDEHVENIPDLAVSNQKIAHLEKRNNILSRSDGLALIRSLNETQLSVFYQIRQWCLEKVAGKNPDPLHVFITGGAGTGKSHLIKAIQYEATRLLSTLCRLPDNICVLITAPTGIAAYNLHASTIHHTFSIGKDCRLPYTPLGEEKLNSLRANYSDLQLLIIDEISMVDHKMLSYIHGRLRQIKQTGDLYPFGKVSVIAVGDFFQLPPVKGKPLYVDDVGFNLWFDRFRVVELTDIVRQKDHVFAELLNRIRTRSKGSPMLKTDIEALKRCETGEESTALHIFPTNKQVNEYNIQQLIKICPEYIEIGAQDFVLNKKNGKLELKSRHHANANDTCLAEKLLLGKDARVMLCKNVDVTDGLVNGVCGTVTHIVTSPNERFPQKVYVKFDDDQVGAQRRKQSAGSNPSVSMGSTAVEPEEERVTKQGGLRRQFPLKLAWACTIHKVQGITVDKVVVSLKKVFSAGQAYVALSRVTSLPGLVIQDFEDKALYCKDNIKDAIESMPKFLVENMTKPNLNTHTFSVFMMNVQNLPCHVADLVLRTQHLQLNCIAVTETWLPDAFSLETVKIDGYSFHSAPRSLAYSGNNPTLVALQQQQHGGVGMYVEHNTEYHILKLPNVNLECLAYQCVTYNILVAIIYRPPSYPMFLFKENFGKLLDWLDPLSNTIAIMGDFNEDLLKSSTIHKLVTDKGYTQLVTQPTTEKGTLIDHVYVKTTNYDVQSIVLPTYFSDHEGVLCSFTSK, from the exons GAAGAGGCAGGAGTGGATTTCTACAAACTCCTTTTCACTGTCTCAAATCGTTGGCCTAATAAG GTGTTTGTTCTGGACTTTCCTCCGCGTCTTAACGTGGATGTGGCTCAACAGGATTTCTTCCGTCAGGAGTTTCATCGCATCTCAGTGCGAATGG ggatCAAGTACTTGTCTACTGTTGCGTCCTTCCCGTTGACGAAGTTGAAGCTGTGGAGCAAAGATGGT GTCCACTTGAGTGATGATCATGGGATGAACATCCTTGCACAGTTGATTTGGGATGGTGCCAATCag CAACTTGCAAGACCTGCATCACCATCCACCACAGAAGGTCTTTCAAGGCCACCATCACCAACATTTACTCCTAAGATTGTGGTGAAGGGAAAGACTGTGGTTCCGCGTGGACTTGACCCTTTCAAGTGGATTCTTGTTGGACCAGGCGGGAAG AGGAAACAAGATGAGAAACTTGAGCGCTCCCGTGGTGTGGCTTGCAAAAAGATCAAgattgaggaagaggaggaagag ATTGTGCTTAAGGAGTGTTTCATCCCTCTGACCCCAGTTTGGTTCAGTGGTGAAATGTTGGAAGCAATGAATCAGTTAGTTCCTGCAGATCTCTCGAGCCGTGTGGAGCGCAGAGTGGTTCCAAAAGTGGTTCCAAAGGGGAAAAAG gaAGCGTTGATTGCAAAATATGGCCCCAGGGTTACTGCTTCCAAGAGGACACTGGCAAATTCGCAG AGGAAACTTAAGCAGTCCTGCGATGTGCGCCACAAAAAGAGGAAGTTTCAGCACGAG GATGTGCTGAAGGAATGTTTCATCCCTCTGACCAGAGTTCCGCTCAGCAGTGCAACTTTGGATGCGATGGATGAGGCTGTTCCAAAG caatCTTGGGCAGATGTTGTACGATATGGCCGCAGGGTTGGTGCTTCCAAGAGTCTGACGGCACag gcaaCACAAAGCCCAGTGGTGGATGAGAGTCTGGCTTCTTCCAGTACTGCGAATGAGATtctgcaggaggag gcaaCACAAAGCCCAGTGGTGGATGACAGTCTGTCTTCTTCCAGTACTGCGAATGAGGTtctgcaggaggag gcaaCACAAAGCCCAGTGGTGGATGAGAGTCTGTCTTCTTCCAGTACTGCGAATGAAGTtctgcaggaggag gcaaCACAAAGCCCAGTGGTGGATGAGAGTCTGGCTTCTTCCAGTACTGCGAATGAGGCtctgcaggaggag TTGCAGAGCAAGGAGGTTTCCCACATGCAGCATACGCCCAGGATCAGTCCCAAGAGCATCCAAACTAAGACTACAGGTGACGCTAATAAATCTGTGCGCTTCGTTTTGGAGTCAGATATTACACTTGAATCACTGCTGACTGATTTGAATACATCTGAGAGTCATTCATACACTGAGGGTTCCAACATCAATCCAATTTCCTTTGGTCATGACAGATGTTTGAATGGATCTTTTCATCAGGGAGACAGTCGGTTGAACCATCCGGGCAAGCAGTGTATGGCTATAGCTTATGTGGGTCTAGCAAAGCACACGATTAGCAGTGTGTTTTCATGGTGCTCCACAGATTTAGACGAAGTTGTTGTTTTAGGTGACAGTTTGTACACGTGGTTgcgcaacaacaacaagatcAGCGGGTCTAATGATTATTTAAATGGTGACGAATTACCCAAGCAGCTTGTTCTTGAAGGAAAGAAAATTCagtttgaaaatgtaattataGCACAGGGTTTTCTATCCATGGTAAACAAAACCAAGATTGAGGAGGGTGGAGGTGTCACTCTTTTAGGTGGACTGCGTACGATTTGTGATGAAGTTGAGGCGTGTTTGCTGACAATGGGCTGTTATACATCTGCTATTATTTGTCAAAACGGACAATATGCAGTGTTGGATTCCCACGCCCGCAGCGCCTGTGGAATGCCAGATACTGGCGGTAAAAGTGTCATTGTTTACTTTAGTCGCCTTCAAGATGTTTATGGTCATATATGtaatttgatcaaaatgacctgtgaaggtcaaacattgttCGAGTTTTCAGGTTTGCGTGTTGAACAGACGGGCTCATATGAAAAGTCTATTGAGGGTCTTGAAATAATTGTATTGGATTCTCCTCTATTAATGAAATCAAGTATGTCATTGAGAACTAACATTTCAAAGACACTGAAAAGTCATGATGACGCTTCATTTAATGCAAATGTACTGAAAAGTCATAATTCCACTACACTTAATGCAGATGTACTAAAAAGTCATGATGCCACTGCACTTAATACAGACGTTCAGTTTGTGGGTAATATGCCTTATAGAAACATGGAAATCAGTTCCAAAATTATCCAAAGAGAGACCACTATTGCACACACTAATGGATCCAATGATAATTTCCATCCAATGTCCTTGGGAGCACCAAGTGTTTCTTCAGATGGTCATGAAGAGACTGTATCGCAACAACGTAAGATGTCATTGAGAAGTAGCGTTTCAAAGACATTGAAAAGTCATGATGCCGCTTCTCTCGATGCAGACATTCAGTTTGTGGGTTGTGTGACTTCTAAAACCATGCAGTTTGAGCCTATTGGTAAAGAAACTGCACTAGCAATATGTACACGGCTTAAATTGGAGTTTGAGAAACCGGATGCACCCGAGTCTGCAACTGTTGGTTTATTAGGAATCCCATGCCAAAAAGAGAAAATTGTGAATGATGGGAACTGTTTCTTTCGAGCAGTCGCTCAAGCTGTGAGTGGCTCACAAAAGAACCACAGAAAAATCAGACTAGCGGTTGTTAAACAAATGGAATCTAATGCAGTTaagtataaaacatttttaagacgCGAATACTCTTCAGTGGAagagtatataaaaaaatcaaaaatgcgAAACGTTGGTAGTTGGGCTACTGAAGTAGAGATCCAGGCAGCGGCAGATTGTTTAGGAgttaatatatttacatatttacatgACAAGTGGCTACAATATAGTTCAAACTCAAAACAGGGAATTTATTTGGAAAATTGCAACGGTAATCATTATGAAACAGTTATATGTGTACATAATGCTCAACTGCAGAGCTGTTACGGTTTCTGTAAAGTTGAAACATCCGACGCCAAAGCATACAATTTCCGGTGGCAAAATATAATCCCAGCTTCATGCATAAATTTAGAAACTAAGACAATAGACACTGCTGAGActattgccaataattattccAAGTACTTGATGGAGAAATACAAACatcaaaagaaaatgaaatatcAGGATAACATGTTGCACAGGCAAAATGTTAGGGACATGAGTATGAAGGCATATCAccaaaatccagaaaaaaagaaggaaatcaGTATGAAGGCATATCACCAAAATCCAGACAAAAAGCGGAAAATCAGTATGAAGGCATATCACCAAAATCCAGACAAAAAGCGGAAAATCAGTATGAAGGCATATTACCAAAATCCAGACAAAAAGCGGAAAATCAGTATGAAGGCATATTACCAAAATCCAGACAAAAAGCGGAAAATCAGTATGAAGGCATATTAccaaaatccagaaaaaaagaaggaaatcaGTATGAAGGCATATGAccaaaatccagaaaaaaagaaggaaatcaGTATGAAGGCATATCAccaaaatccagaaaaaaagaaggaaatcaGTATGAAGGCATATCACCAAAATCCTTtgcttaaagaaaaaaagaaagaaaggagcaTAAATAAATATCGCCAAAACACATTACATAAAggaaaagtgaaagaaatgagcATAAAGAAATATCGCCAAAACACATTACataaagaaaaagtgaaagaaatgagcATAAAGAAATATCGCCAAAACACATTACataaagaaaaagtgaaagaaataaGCATAAAGAAATATCGCCAAAACGCATTCCataaagaaaaagtgaaagaaatgagcATAAAGAAATATCGCCAAAACGCATTCCataaagaaaaagtgaaagaaatgagcATAAAGAAATATCGCCAAAACGCATTGCACAGGCAAAATGTCAAACTCAGAAGTACAAACAAATACCATAATAATCCTGAACAcaagaaaaatgtaaaagtaGCCAACAAATTGAGGATGcaaaattttaaagaaaagttAAATCAGTTTGATTTCGTGATGGAAAATTTTCTTGATAAAGTTAAAAATGGGCCAGAATTTGTGTGTAGTGTCTGCCATAGATTGATGTTTAAACGTCAGGTTTCATACTGTAAAAGGGATCATTATAAAAAAATGAGTAGCGCAATAGAGTTAATAGCAAACAAATGCATAACTGAAGAATATTTACACAAATGTAATGAGGACTGTGTAGTGCCATGCAAAGTGTTAGAGTCAGCTAGAGGGCAGCTTTGGATTTGCTTCACATGTAATAGTAAGATTATGAAAGGTGAAATACCTCCTGAATGCGTAATTAACAACTTGACAGTTCAACCAATTCCACCCAAATTATCATGTTTGAATAGCTTGGAACAACATTTGATTGCTTTACATATACCATTTATGAAAATGCTAGCATTACCTAAAGGCGGGCAAAATGGAGTACATGGACCAGTGACATGTGTTCCAGCAAATATTGTGCAAACAAACAACTTACTGCCTCGTTCTAATATGGAAGGGTCTTTATTGCCTGTAAAACTGAAGCGTAAGATAACATATAAAGGTCATTATGAATATCAATTTGTTGACACGATGCGCATACGACAGGcgttacagtatttaaaacaaacaaatgttcatTATAAAGATATACATTTTAATGAAGCCTGGATAAATGAGTTTTGTAGAAAACAGGACGAAGTTGTTGAAAATGTCAATAATACTCACGTTGGAAGTGGCGAAAAATCTGCAGGTGTTGAAGACGAGCTTTTGCATGATAGACAGCAACATTGTATGTTCCAAGACACCTGTCTAatgcctgttgatattggtcaggaAGCGCTCGATCAGTACTTTGACAATGTATTGAATTTGGCACCAGCAGAAGGGAATAATCCAGTTAAACTTCTTTCTGACCATACAAATGAAGCCAAATGCTTCCCAGTGCTATTTCCACAAGGGCAAAATACATACTATGATAGTAGACCATATCGACTTACACTGGCGCGTTACTTCAATAACAGAATTTTACATGCTGATGGTAGGTTTgcacaaaatgttgaatatatCTTTTTTGCCCAGTACATGGTTGAGATTGAACAGGTTATGTCTAATGTCTCCATAGCATTGCGCAAAGGAAACAAAGGTCAAACATGTCAAAGGCTGAGCGATGATCTGTTGAACAATGAAGAATCTTTGAAAACGTTATTGCAGTGTGATGAAGGTTATCGTTTCCTTAAACCTATAAGAGGTACCCCTGCTTTTTGGCAGAAAGTACAACGAGACCTGATTGCCTGTGTTCGTCAgcttggtgttcctacctggttttgttcattttcttcaGCTGATCTGCGATGGCAAACCCTtctctacagtattttgaaaacCGAAGGTAGAACACAGACAGTGGAAGACTTGGAATGGGCAGACAAATGTGAACTTCTGCGTCACAATCCTGTTGCTGCAGCAAGATATTTTGATTTTCGGTGGCATATCTTTTTGCGAGAGGTGATTATGTCAGATTCAAATCCAATTGGTAAAATCCTGGATTACTTTCATAGGGTGGAATTTCAACAACGTGGTTCACCTCATACTCATTGCTTTTTTTGGATTTTCAAAGCTCCACAGattgacaaaaacacagatgaagAAGTCTGTGAATTTATAGACAAATATGTAACGTGTGAATTACCTTCAGATGATGAGTCATTGTTAGACACAGTCAAATCTGTGCAGGAGCATTCAAAGCAACatacaaaaacgtgtaaaaagaAAGGCACAGATTGTCGTTTTCATTATCCCAAGCCAGCATCTCTTAGGACGTTTATTTGTCGATGCAAAACTGATGAACATGGCAAAACTCAATGCAAGTGTAAGGAAGACAACACAGCTAATGTAGCCGAATGTACATGTGAAAATGAAGGTCAGAAACATCCTGCCCCAGCAAAAGAAATTATGAAAGCAATTAAGACTGCTCTTTCTGATAAAAATGCAAGCTACAACACTGTTGAAGATTTGTTTGAAAGCCTCGGTATAGATCAAGCAATGTTTGAAGATGCATATCAATGCATTAGTCGAAATACACACGTTGTTCTGAAAAGGGATGTAAACGAGGTTTGGGTAAATCCTTACAACAAGTCACTGCTAAAATGTTGGAATGCAAACATGGACATACAGTTCGTTATTGATGCATACGCATGCATAGTATACATTATTTCTTACATTTCAAAGTCAGAACGAGAAATGGGACTACTGTTAAGTAATGCACAAAGAGAAGCAGCAAAAGagggaaatatttcagccaaggATGCCTTGAAAAATCTGGGCAGTGTGTACCTACATAACCGAGAGGTGTGCGCTCAAGAGGCAGTTTACCGCTTAACAAATATGCATCTGAAGGAATGCTCAAGGAAAGTTGTATTTGTACCAACAGGGGACAATCAAGTGAAAATGAGTTTGCCTTTAAATGTGTTAAGACAAAAGGCGGCATCACAAAATCTTACCACGGAAGACATGTGGATGACCAGTAATGTTGACCGGTATCAAAATAGACCAAATGACCTTGCATTTAACGATATGTGTATGGCGACATTTGCatcagaatatcgtgttttGAGTAAGAATGAGAAATCCAAAAACCGAATTAAACTAAACAATGATTATGGTTTCATCACTAAAAGAACACGTACAAAACCCGCAGTAGTTCGTTATATGCGCTTTTCTGAGACTAAAAATCCAGAGTCGTTTTATCAAAGCATGCTGCAGTTGTTTTTGCCATATCGGGTAGAAGCGCAGCTAAAACCTCCAAACTGTGAGTTATTTGAACAGTTTTATAAAAATGGTCAAATGATGTTCAGTGATGGTTCAAGACATTCTGTCAAGTCGGTTGTCGATTTGAACAGAAGTAAATTTGAAATTGAAGCAAATGAATTGGAAACTGTCCAGAATATGATTGATTCTGATGGGGTTTTAGAAAATGCCTGGTGTGAGCTGTTTCCTGAGCAAGAGCTAGAGCGGTTAGAATGTGAGGAGGAACGGAAAAACAAAGACCAGACCGTTGACGAACATGTAGAAAATATTCCTGATTTAGCTGTAAGTAACCAAAAAATTGCACATTTGGAAAAGCGAAATAACATCTTGAGCAGAAGTGACGGCTTGGCTTTAATTCGATCTctcaacgagacacagctgtcTGTTTTCTATCAGATTCGACAGTGGTGTTTAGAAAAGGTTGCAGGGAAAAATCCTGATCCATTACATGTATTCATTACAGGTGGTGCCGGGACAGGAAAAAGCCACCTAATAAAAGCTATTCAGTATGAAGCAACAAGATTGTTGTCAACACTCTGCCGCCTTCCTGACAACATTTGTGTTTTGATAACTGCTCCAACAGGAATTGCTGCATACAAtttgcatgcatcaactattcATCACACATTTAGCATCGGCAAAGATTGTCGCTTACCTTACACACCATTGGGGGAAGAAAAGCTCAACTCCTTACGTGCTAACTATAGTGATTTACAGCTGCTCATAATTGATGAAATATCAATGGTTGATCACAAAATGCTATCATACATTCATGGCAGATTAAgacaaattaaacaaaccggTGACCTTTACCCCTTTGGTAAAGTAAGCGTAATTGCTGTTGGAGATTTTTTCCAACTACCTCCAGTAAAAGGAAAACCTCTGTATGTAGATGATGTCGGTTTTAACTTGTGGTTTGATCGATTTAGAGTTGTGGAACTGACAGACATCGTCAGGCAGAAAGACCACGTGTTTGCCGAGTTGCTGAACAGAATAAGAACTCGTTCCAAAGGTTCCCCAATGTTAAAAACTGACATTGAAGCACTGAAACGGTGCGAAACTGGCGAAGAAAGCACAGCATTGCACATATTTCctacaaacaaacaagtaaACGAATACAACATTCAGCAGCTAATCAAAATTTGTCCTGAATATATCGAGATAGGTGCTCAGGATTTtgtacttaataaaaaaaacgggaaACTTGAGTTAAAAAGTCGACATCACGCTAACGCTAATGACACATGTTTGGCAGAAAAGTTATTGTTGGGAAAAGATGCACGCGTAATGTTGTGTAAGAACGTGGACGTTACTGATGGTCTGGTTAATGGCGTATGTGGAACTGTAACACATATTGTTACTTCTCCGAATGAGAGGTTTCCTCAAAAAGTGTATGTGAAATTTGATGATGATCAAGTTGGTGCACAGAGGAGGAAACAATCTGCAGGTTCCAATCCATCTGTTTCAATGGGTTCCACTGCTGTTGAACCAGAGGAAGAACGGGTCACAAAACAAGGTGGTTTGCGCCGACAATTTCCTCTTAAACTTGCCTGGGCTTGCACAATACATAAAGTACAAGGAATTACAGTTGACAAAGTTGTAGTGTCCctcaaaaaagtattttctgcaGGACAGGCATATGTGGCTCTAAGTCGTGTTACCAGTCTGCCCGGGTTGGTAATTCAAGATTTTGAAGATAAAGCTCTCTATTGCAAGGATAACATTAAGGATGCAATTGAGAGTATGCCCAAATTCCTGgttgaaaacatgacaaaacccAATCTCAACACGCATACTTTTTCTGTGTTTATGATGAATGTGCAAAATTTGCCTTGTCATGTTGCAGATTTAGTATTGCGCACACAGCATTTGCAGCTTAACTGTATTGCTGTTACAGAAACATGGCTACCTGATGCTTTTTCATTGGAAACCGTGAAAATTGATGGTTACAGTTTTCATAGCGCACCACGCAGTTTGGCATACAGTGGCAACAACCCCACTTTGGTTGctttgcaacaacaacaacatggtgGTGTTGGCATGTATGTTGAACACAATACAGAATATCACATTCTCAAACTACCAAATGTCAATTTGGAGTGTTTGGCTTACCAATGTgttacatacaacatattggtGGCAATCATTTATCGACCACCATCATatcccatgtttttatttaaagaaaattttGGCAAGTTACTTGATTGGCTCGATCCTCTCAGTAACACAATTGCGATCATGGGAGATTTTAATGAAGACCTTCTGAAATCATCCACAATCCACAAATTGGTAACAGACAAAGGATACACTCAGCTTGTCACACAACCCACAACAGAAAAAGGTACACTAATTGATCATGTGTATGTTAAAACAACAAATTATGATGTACAATCAATTGTGTTACCGACGTATTTCAGTGATCACGAAGGGGTTTTATGTTCGTTTACAAGTAAATGA